From a region of the Butyrivibrio sp. AE3004 genome:
- a CDS encoding fumarate hydratase, with protein MREIDVSEISKAVKNLCIDANYRLSSDMENAIQDACDKEKSVLGKQIFKQLQKNLQIAREEDIPICQDTGMAVFFINIGQDVHFTGGNLTEAVNEGVRQGYTDGYLRKSVVRDPIIRENTGDNTPAVIHYNIVSGEQVEITIAPKGFGSENMSRVFMLKPADGEEGVKNAIVQAVKDAGPNACPPMVVGVGIGGTFEKCAIMAKEALTRKVGEHSEIPYVKMMEEEVLDRINSTGIGPGGLGGTVTALAVNIITYPTHIAGLPVAVNICCHVNRHRSTVI; from the coding sequence TCTGATATGGAAAATGCTATTCAAGATGCGTGCGATAAAGAAAAATCAGTACTTGGAAAACAGATTTTTAAACAGCTACAAAAGAATCTTCAAATTGCAAGAGAGGAAGATATCCCAATTTGCCAGGATACAGGAATGGCTGTGTTTTTTATAAACATAGGACAGGATGTGCATTTTACCGGCGGAAATCTGACGGAAGCAGTAAATGAAGGTGTACGACAGGGGTATACAGACGGATACTTAAGAAAATCAGTTGTAAGAGACCCTATTATCAGAGAAAACACAGGTGATAATACACCGGCGGTAATACATTACAATATTGTTTCGGGTGAACAGGTTGAAATAACAATTGCGCCCAAAGGATTTGGTAGCGAAAATATGAGCAGAGTATTCATGCTTAAACCAGCTGATGGCGAAGAGGGTGTTAAGAATGCAATAGTACAGGCTGTTAAAGATGCCGGACCAAATGCGTGCCCACCTATGGTTGTAGGAGTAGGAATTGGTGGAACTTTTGAAAAATGTGCGATTATGGCCAAAGAAGCGCTGACTAGAAAGGTTGGGGAACACTCTGAAATACCATATGTAAAAATGATGGAAGAAGAAGTGCTTGATAGAATAAATAGTACAGGTATAGGCCCTGGAGGACTGGGAGGCACGGTTACTGCACTTGCCGTAAATATTATTACTTATCCGACACATATAGCAGGGTTACCTGTAGCCGTAAATATTTGCTGCCATGTGAACAGACATCGCAGTACTGTGATATAA
- a CDS encoding ISL3 family transposase: MNSITDLLDLEDGDLCITETQIQGQTKTITIETKPVAHYCPNCGYRMYSRGVKKRKVNHPILQDNYSLIIILKQRRWRCTNPECLYDISENFKFVNKRRRTSNATDMLIVDAYRNLMETSVSIAKKFHVSDSHAHEVFGRYVKLDRLPLTDAISIDEVCIDMDERCKYALVIQDFHTGDPIDLLRSRRNDVTEPYFTGIPIEERLSVRYLISDMYKPYIAYVEKYFPNAIPVVDSFHVIQWITRLIDNHIRQLIKKYRQRDRELQAKLSMERHEPVTLPVSDEVYILQKYRWLVLSNLSNIRYHQDLRMDPHFHRLMNTFDYEDALFRIDPNLQEFRDLKEKYVQFNSRNNGDPHSARLELYTLIKEYRSSRHDIFRDFASLLEKFEDPIINSFIMVEKMGNGKIYNSRLSNGPIESINRKIKDLKRMGRGLRNFEHFRNRFLYSTRSAPVLNGVTDYNPVDYFEEDDF; the protein is encoded by the coding sequence ATGAATAGTATCACAGATTTATTAGACCTTGAAGATGGCGACCTCTGTATCACAGAAACCCAGATTCAAGGTCAGACTAAAACTATCACCATCGAAACCAAACCTGTGGCTCATTACTGCCCTAACTGCGGCTACAGGATGTATTCAAGAGGTGTCAAAAAGCGAAAAGTTAATCATCCTATTCTTCAGGACAACTACTCGCTTATCATTATTCTGAAACAGCGGCGATGGCGCTGTACTAATCCCGAGTGTCTTTATGACATCAGCGAAAATTTCAAGTTTGTAAACAAGCGCAGGCGCACATCCAACGCTACGGATATGCTGATTGTAGACGCGTATAGAAATCTTATGGAAACATCGGTCTCTATTGCCAAGAAGTTTCATGTTTCAGATTCCCATGCTCACGAAGTCTTCGGCAGGTATGTCAAACTCGACCGTCTTCCTCTGACAGATGCCATTTCTATTGATGAGGTCTGCATAGATATGGATGAACGTTGTAAGTACGCCCTGGTCATACAGGACTTCCATACCGGTGACCCGATTGACCTGCTGCGCAGTAGAAGAAATGATGTCACAGAGCCCTATTTCACTGGAATTCCAATTGAGGAGAGATTATCTGTAAGATACCTTATTTCTGACATGTACAAGCCCTATATCGCTTATGTAGAGAAATATTTCCCCAATGCAATCCCCGTTGTAGATTCCTTTCACGTAATTCAATGGATAACTCGCCTGATAGACAATCATATCCGTCAGCTGATAAAGAAATACCGCCAGCGTGACCGTGAGCTCCAGGCCAAGCTTTCTATGGAACGTCATGAACCTGTCACTCTTCCGGTCTCTGATGAGGTATACATTCTACAGAAGTACCGTTGGTTGGTCCTGTCCAATCTATCAAATATCCGTTATCATCAAGATCTTCGTATGGATCCGCATTTCCACCGGCTTATGAACACGTTTGATTATGAAGATGCCCTATTCAGGATAGATCCCAATCTTCAGGAATTCAGGGATCTCAAAGAAAAGTATGTGCAGTTCAATTCTCGCAACAACGGCGATCCGCATTCAGCAAGGTTGGAACTGTACACGCTGATAAAAGAATACAGAAGCTCCAGGCATGATATATTCCGCGATTTTGCCTCACTTCTTGAAAAATTTGAGGATCCCATAATCAATTCTTTCATAATGGTTGAAAAAATGGGAAATGGAAAAATCTACAACAGCAGGCTTTCTAACGGCCCTATTGAATCAATAAACAGGAAAATAAAGGATCTGAAGCGCATGGGCAGAGGCTTAAGGAACTTTGAGCACTTCCGCAACCGGTTCCTTTATTCAACCAGATCCGCTCCTGTGCTCAATGGCGTAACTGACTATAACCCTGTTGATTACTTTGAAGAAGATGATTTTTAG
- a CDS encoding Fe-S-containing hydro-lyase produces the protein MEKKITAPFDQNTIQDLHSGDMVYITGTIYTARDAAHKRMKEALDNKQALPIGIKGNVIYYMGPSPAREGRTIGSAGPTTASRMDKYAPQLLDMGLCGMIGKGKRSKEVIEAIVRNKAVYLAAIGGAGALLSKAIKKSEVVAYDDLGTEAIRRLEVEDFPAIVVIDCEGKNLYETAISQFCTIN, from the coding sequence ATGGAAAAGAAAATCACAGCACCATTTGATCAAAACACAATTCAAGATTTACATAGTGGGGATATGGTGTATATAACAGGTACAATTTATACTGCAAGAGATGCTGCGCATAAGCGAATGAAGGAGGCATTAGATAACAAGCAGGCTCTTCCCATAGGAATAAAAGGTAACGTAATTTATTATATGGGACCTTCTCCTGCCAGAGAAGGAAGAACTATAGGCTCAGCGGGTCCAACAACTGCCAGCAGAATGGATAAGTATGCCCCACAGCTGCTTGACATGGGTCTTTGTGGTATGATTGGAAAAGGAAAAAGATCAAAAGAAGTTATTGAAGCGATTGTCAGAAATAAGGCGGTATATCTTGCTGCAATTGGTGGAGCGGGGGCGCTTCTTTCAAAAGCAATAAAAAAGTCTGAGGTTGTGGCATACGATGATCTGGGAACAGAAGCGATAAGAAGGCTTGAAGTGGAAGATTTTCCAGCAATTGTAGTTATAGATTGCGAAGGAAAAAATCTTTATGAAACAGCGATTAGTCAATTTTGTACTATAAATTAA
- a CDS encoding IS4 family transposase, whose product MKAKQVRDTLLKEIRTVCKSIEQFCVSPGKDFVRNRKMPIEKLILTIIGMGSRNITNELLDFYDTSPDTPTASAFVQQRDKLKPEALETIFKSFSIKLLASSVKQMPILAVDGSDVQIATIPADTESFFTGMNGQHPYNLLHLNALYDLNQNIYLDSVIQKKHNYNEHLALISMVDRSTIPKALLIADRGYESYNNMAHIQEKGWFFLIRIKDGIHGIKDGLDLPTTDTYDVEFNLKLTKKNTKETKELFKDKNHYKYISHTTPLDYLPPKSRKADPLVFYKIGFRVVRFPISSNDYETVITNLDSNDYPPSEIKRLYAARWGIESSFRALKYTLGMVFSFKKSSVYSAGNICASNNV is encoded by the coding sequence ATGAAAGCAAAACAGGTTAGAGACACTTTACTAAAGGAGATACGCACTGTTTGTAAGTCCATTGAACAGTTCTGTGTCTCTCCAGGAAAGGATTTTGTAAGAAACAGAAAAATGCCGATTGAAAAACTCATTTTGACAATCATTGGTATGGGGAGCAGAAATATCACAAATGAATTATTAGATTTTTATGATACTTCTCCAGATACGCCTACAGCTTCCGCTTTTGTACAGCAGCGAGACAAACTTAAACCTGAGGCGTTAGAGACTATATTCAAATCATTTTCTATTAAATTGTTAGCTAGCTCAGTGAAGCAAATGCCTATCCTTGCAGTCGATGGTTCTGATGTTCAGATAGCAACAATTCCCGCAGATACAGAGTCATTTTTCACGGGGATGAATGGTCAACATCCTTATAATCTTTTGCATCTTAATGCTCTCTATGACCTTAATCAAAACATATACTTGGATTCTGTCATTCAGAAAAAGCACAATTACAACGAACATTTAGCGTTAATATCGATGGTCGATAGATCAACAATACCAAAGGCACTTTTGATAGCCGATCGAGGATATGAATCTTACAACAACATGGCGCATATTCAGGAAAAGGGGTGGTTTTTTCTTATTCGCATAAAAGATGGAATACATGGTATAAAAGATGGTTTGGACCTTCCAACAACAGACACTTATGATGTTGAATTCAATTTAAAGTTAACCAAGAAGAATACCAAAGAAACAAAGGAATTATTTAAGGATAAAAATCATTACAAATACATATCACACACAACACCTCTTGATTATCTTCCACCTAAGTCACGAAAAGCAGATCCTCTGGTGTTCTATAAGATTGGATTTCGGGTTGTTAGGTTTCCTATTTCGTCAAATGATTATGAAACAGTAATAACAAATCTAGATTCAAATGATTATCCCCCGTCAGAAATAAAAAGGCTTTATGCAGCTCGATGGGGAATAGAATCATCCTTCAGAGCATTAAAATACACTCTTGGAATGGTTTTTTCATTCAAAAAAAGTAGCGTGTATTCTGCAGGAAATATATGCGCATCTAATAATGTATAA
- a CDS encoding mobility-associated LCxxNW protein — MLDYCAFSKDHKCIKWEDYQIMLQEIEEADSLCHGNWIEIEKQYNYILELQKILDEHGIDYPVLL; from the coding sequence ATGCTTGATTATTGTGCTTTCAGCAAAGACCATAAATGCATCAAATGGGAAGATTATCAGATAATGCTTCAAGAGATAGAAGAAGCAGACTCACTTTGCCATGGTAACTGGATTGAAATAGAAAAACAATACAACTACATCCTGGAACTACAGAAAATCCTTGATGAACATGGTATTGATTATCCTGTGCTGCTGTAA